A part of Pelecanus crispus isolate bPelCri1 chromosome 22, bPelCri1.pri, whole genome shotgun sequence genomic DNA contains:
- the TRIM46 gene encoding LOW QUALITY PROTEIN: tripartite motif-containing protein 46 (The sequence of the model RefSeq protein was modified relative to this genomic sequence to represent the inferred CDS: deleted 1 base in 1 codon): MAEGEDLQTFTSIMDALVRISTSMKNMERELVCPVCKEMYKQPLALPCTHNVCHVCASEVLLQHGYLCCDPTSEPSSPAATPATRSPRLGRRAVPKPDRLDRLLKSGFGTYPGRKRGTVHPQTVSFPCPSCQRDVDLGERGLGSLFRNLTLERVVERYRQTINISAAIMCQFCKPPQLEATKGCTECKSSFCNECFKLYHPWGTQKAQHEPTPPTLTFRPKGLMCPEHKEEVTHYCKTCQRLVCQLCRVRRTHTSHKITPVLSAYQALREKLTKSLAYILSSQDTVQTQIAELEETVKHTEVNGSQAKEEVSQLIQGLCAMLEEKRATLLQAIEECQQERLASLHCQIQEHQAMLENSGMVGYAQEVLKETDHPCFVQAAKQLHNRILRATDALQSFRPAATASFSHFQLDVSRELKLLTDLAFIRGPQPPVIDTQRTYAYDQIFLCWRLPQHSPPAWHYTVEYRKTDAKAKGLKLWQRREEVRGTSTLVEYLDTDSVYVLRVKGCNKAGFGEYSEDIYLHTPPAPVLNFFLDNRWGFNRDRLAISKDQRAVRSVPGIPMLFAAERLMTSCHLSIDLVIGDVAITQGKSYWACCVDPSSYLVKVGVGLESKLQEWFQVPQDVVSPRYDPDSGHDSGAEDTTVEAPPPYAFLTIGMGKILLSHGSALTSRDPNGCTVPLPPRIGICLDYEQGKVSFYDAVSFRELWECGVDCSGPICPAFCFIGGGALHLQELVANKQERKVTIGGFAKLD, translated from the exons acCAGCATGAAGAACATGGAGCGGGAGCTGGTCTGCCCGGTGTGCAAGGAGATGTACAAGCAGCCACTGGCCCTGCCCTGCACGCACAACGTCTGCCACGTCTGTGCCAGcgaggtgctgctgcagcacggCTACCTCTGCTGTGACCCCACCTCCGAGCCCTCCTcgcccgccgccacc cccgccacccgcagcccccgcctGGGACGCCGGGCCGTCCCCAAACCTGACCGCCTCGACCGCCTTCTGAAGTCAG GCTTCGGCACCTACCCGGGGCGCAAGCGGGGAACCGTACACCCCCAAACCGTCAGCTTCCCCTGCCCGTCCTGCCAGCGGGACGTGGACCTGGGCGAGCGGggcctgggcagcctcttccgCAACCTGACGCTGGAGCGGGTGGTGGAGCGCTACCGCCAGACCATCAACATCAGCGCCGCCATCATGTGCCAGTTCTGCAAGCCCCCGCAGCTGGAGGCCACCAAGGGCTGCACCGAGTGCAAGTCCAGCTTCTGCAACGAGTGCTTCAAGCTCTACCACCCCTGGGGTACCCAGAAAGCCCAGCACGAACCCACGCCCCCCACCCTCACCTTCCGCCCCAAG GGGCTGATGTGCCCGGAGCACAAGGAGGAGGTGACTCACTACTGCAAGACCTGCCAGCGGCTGGTGTGCCAGCTCTGCCGCGTGCGACGCACTCACACCAGCCACAAGATCACCCCGGTGCTCAGCGCCTACCAGGCCCTCAGG GAGAAGCTGACAAAGAGCCTCGCCTACATCCTGAGCAGCCAGGACACGGTGCAGACCCAGATTGCCGAGCTGGAGGAGACGGTGAAGCACACGGAG GTGAACGGCTCGCAGGCCAAGGAGGAGGTGTCACAGCTGATCCAGGGGCTGTGCGCCATGCTGGAGGAGAAGCGGGCCACCCTGCTGCAGGCAATCGAGGAGTGCCAGCAGGAGCGGCTGGCCAGCCTGCACTGCCAGATCCAGGAGCACCAGGCCATGCTGGAGAACTCGGGCATGGTGGGCTACGCCCAGGAGGTGCTGAAGGAGACCGATCACCCCTGCTTCGTCCAGGCTGCCAAGCAGCTGCACAACAG GATCCTCAGGGCCACCGATGCACTGCAGAGCTTCCGTCCTGCGGCCACGGCCTCTTTCAGCCACTTCCAGCTGGACGTCAGCAGGGAGCTGAAGCTGCTCACTGACCTGGCCTTCATCCGAG GGCCGCA GCCCCCCGTCATCGACACGCAGCGCACCTACGCATACGACCAGATCTTCCTGTGCTGGCGGCTGCCGCAGCACTCGCCACCCGCCTGGCACTACACGGTGGAGTACCGCAAGACGGACGCCAAGGCCAAGGGGCTGAAGCTGTGGCAGCGGCGGGAGGAGGTGCGTGGCACCAGCACCCTCGTGGAGTACCTGGACACCGACAGCGTCTACGTGCTCCGGGTGAAGGGCTGCAACAAGGCGGGCTTCGGGGAGTACAGCGAGGACATCTACCTGCACACGCCGCCCGCCCCAG tCCTCAACTTCTTCCTGGACAACCGCTGGGGCTTCAACCGGGACCGGCTGGCCATCAGCAAGGACCAGCGCGCCGTGCGCAGCGTCCCCGGCATCCCCATGCTCTTCGCCGCCGAGCGCCTGATGACCAGCTGCCACCTCTCCATCGACCTGGTCATTGGCGACGTGGCCATCACGCAGGGCAAGAGCTACTGGGCCTGCTGCGTGGACCCCAGCTCCTACCTGGTCAAGGTGGGCGTGGGGCTGGAGAGCAAGCTGCAGGAGTGGTTCCAGGTGCCGCAGGACGTGGTGAGCCCCAG GTACGACCCCGACAGTGGCCACGACAGCGGGGCAGAGGACACGACAGTGGAGGCACCCCCACCCTACGCCTTCCTCACCATCGGCATGGGCAAGATCTTGCTCTCACACGGGTCGGCACTCACCTCTCGCGACCCCAACGGCTGCACCGTGCCCTTGCCCCCGCGCATCGGCATCTGCCTGGACTACGAGCAGGGCAAGGTGAGCTTCTATGACGCCGTCTCCTTCCGCGAGCTCTGGGAGTGCGGCGTGGACTGCTCGgggcccatctgccctgccttCTGCTTCATCGGAGGGGGTGCCCTGCATCTCCAGGAGCTGGTGGCCAACAAGCAGGAGCGTAAAGTGACCATCGGGGGCTTTGCCAAGCTGGACTGA
- the MUC1 gene encoding LOW QUALITY PROTEIN: mucin-1 (The sequence of the model RefSeq protein was modified relative to this genomic sequence to represent the inferred CDS: deleted 2 bases in 2 codons) has translation MSPMAFTALLLLLVLGTGPHALSTTTSSMTSTTTADTPTTETTTTDTTTTTTNTTTTNTTTTNTTTTNTTTTETTTTDTTTTETATKITTTPMTAASNATISKSTSGNKTETSVSSHTTVFPTTGHTTKLQSSNSPTGSPTGSSTAVPISSSATISHTNITTNSSNFSTTTTTSSSAVPTSPTGGGTVILTSSTKDNGSSSTHVIPTQETSVTTQGSTAPRQTPTAVLGNSSSPNPTRATVQLLVRVLLSFRILNRSFNESLRDPTSKDYRSLSHAILAMFEYVFGCVGCMDGQTYKGCTELLFSQGSVAVQSTLVFGHSNDTIASNAAEQQLRSKLNKEGFIMDLHLADIRTGTVEVTSPAPVSVVPGWAIALLVLVCIVLLLSILTCLLLTTCTYCRRSRGKLDLFSTKDSYHPMSEYPEYQSHGRFASPKSGCSNGTGTGTFTYTNPAATSDSL, from the exons ATGAGCCCCATGGCGTTCActgcccttctgctgctgctggtgctgggcacag GTCCACATGCTCTGAGCACCACTACAAGCTCCATGACCAGCACAACCACCGCTGACACGCCCACCACGGAGACAACCACAACTGACACAACC ACAACCACGACCAACACAACCACGACCAACACAACCACGACCAACACAACCACGACCAACACAACCACCACAGAGACAACCACCACTGACACGACCACCACAGAGACAGCCACCAAGATAACCACCACCCCTATGACCGCTGCTTCGAACGCCACGATCTCCAAAAGCACAAGTGGCAACAAGACCGAAACCTCTGTCTCCTCCCACACCACAGTCTTCCCCACTACAGGCCACACCACAAAGCTCCAGTCCAGCAAcagccccacaggcagccccacaggcagcagcactgcagtgcCCATCTCTAGCAGCGCTACCATCTCTCACACCAATATCACCACGAACAGCAGCAACTTCAGCACCACCACAACCACCAGCAGCTCCGCGGTTCCCACCTCCCCCACGGGTGGTGGCACAGTGATCCTCACCTCCAGCACCAAAGACAACGGGAGCAGCAGCACTCACGTCATCCCCACGCAGGAAACCTCTGTCACCACTCAGGGCAGCACAGCTCCAAGGCAGACCCCCACAGCTGTTCTGGGCAACAGCAGCAGTCCCAACCCCACCAGAGCCACAGTCCAGCTGCTTGTCCGCGTCCTGCTGTCCTTCCGCATCCTCAACAGGAGCTTCAACGAGAGCCTGCGCGAC CCCACGTCGAAAGACTACAGGAGCCTGAGCCACGCTATCTTGGCCATG TTTGAATACGTCTTTGGCTGCGTGGGCTGCATGGACGGGCAGACCTACAAGGGATGCACCGAGCTCCTTTTCAG CCAAGGCTCGGTGGCGGTGCAGTCCACCCTCGTGTTTGGGCACAGCAATGACACCATCGCCAGCaatgctgctgagcagcagctgaggagcaAACTGAACAAGGAGGGCTTCATCATGGACCTGCATCTGGCCGACATCCGGA CAGGCACTGTGGAGGTGACGTCCCCAGCACCAGTGTCTGTGGTCCCGGGTTGGGCCATTGCTCTGCTGGTCCTGGTCTGTAtcgtgctgctgctgagcatcctcacctgccttctgctg ACCACCTGCACCTACTGCCGGAGAAGCCGAGGGAAGCTGGAC CTGTTCAGCACAAAGGACTCCTACCACCCCATGTCCGAGTACCCTGAGTACCAGAGCCACGGGCGCTTCGCGTCACCCAAAA GTGGCTGCAGCAACGGCACGGGGACTGGCACCTTCACCTACACCAATCCTGCCGCCACCTCCGACAGCCTCTGA
- the MTX1 gene encoding metaxin-1 has product MAAPMELFCWAGGWGLPSVDPDCLAVLTYARFTGAPLKVHRVSSPWRSPSGCLPALKTRDAGTISKTQQIITHLRKQKYNADYDLSATQEADTLAFVSLLEEKLLPVLIHTFWVDAKNYVEHTRKWYAETIPFPLNFFLPNCMHKQHLERLQLMWGDGYMEDEEKLEKELYREARECLTLLSQRLGSQKFFFGDSPASLDAFIFSRLAPLLKAKLPNGKLQQHLKSLQNLCNYCTSILSLYFPWDGGEPPASTPRTAGADGGEAEEDPHKRRNQLLSVLVGLAAMLGYAFLSGIVSIQRGGAGPAGRQPIALEEEEEEEED; this is encoded by the exons ATGGCGGCGCCCATGGAGCTGTTCTGCtgggccgggggctgggggctgccctcGGTGGACCCCGACTGCCTGGCCGTGCTG ACCTACGCGCGGTTCACGGGGGCGCCGCTCAAGGTGCACCGGGTCAGCAGCCCCTGGAGGAGCCCCTCCG GGTGCCTGCCTGCGCTGAAGACGCGGGATGCGGGCACCATCTCCAAAACGCAGCAGATCATAACTCACCTCAGGAAACAG AAGTATAACGCTGACTACGACCTCTCAGCTACGCAAGAGGCGGACACGCTGGCCTTCGTGTCCCTGCTGGAAGAGAAACTGCTGCCGGTGCTG ATCCACACCTTCTGGGTGGACGCAAAGAACTACGTGGAGCACACGCGGAAGTGGTACGCGGAAACCATTCCCTTCCCCTTGAACTTCTTCCTGCCCAACTGCATGCACAAGCAGCACCTGGAGCGGCTGCAGCTCATGTGGGGAGATGGCTACATGGAGGACgaggagaagctggagaaggag ctctacCGGGAAGCTCGGGAATGCCTGACGCTCCTGTCCCAGCGCCTTGGTTCCCAGAAGTTTTTCTTCGGAGACTC GCCGGCCTCCCTTGACGCCTTCATCTTCAGCCGCCTGGCGCCGCTCCTGAAGGCGAAGCTGCCCAACGGGAAACTGCAGCAGCACCTGAAGTCCCTGCAGAACCTGTGCAACTACTGCACCTCCATCCTCAGCCTCTACTTCCCCTGGGACGGAG GCGAgcccccagccagcaccccgCGGACTGCGGGCGCCGATGGCGGCGAGGCAGAGGAGGACCCCCACAAACGACGCAACCAGCTGCTGTCAGTGCTGGTGGGGCTGGCGGCCATGCTGGGCTACGCCTTCCTGAGCGGCATCGTCTCCATCCAGCgtggcggcgcggggccggctgGCCGCCAGCCCATTgccctggaggaggaggaagaggaggaagaggattgA
- the LOC142595670 gene encoding lysosomal acid glucosylceramidase-like, which produces MRAVSVLGWLLPPLLQAVPRAAGARPCSPKYFGRDAMVCVCNATYCDTLDPVVLPAPGTYVKYESSKAGKRLECSEGSFQHSLRTPGLLLTVNVSTLYQHVKGFGGSLSDAAALNILGLSQPAQDNLLCSYFSQNGIEYNLIRLPMACSDFSVRPYSYDDVPHDYELKHFRLAEEDVKMKIPLLHRASAMSGRLLSLYASPWTSPGWLKSNGDVRGKGTLKGQAGDKYHKTWANYFIKFLDEYAKYNVTFWAVTAQNEPLAAILTPPQFPTLVFTAAQQRDFVVRDLGPALARSPHRTRLIVLDDQRIHLPHWAKAVLGNATAARYVAGVGVHWYLDGIIPASCSLEATHKLFPDHFLLYTEACSGFLTLRFSVCLGCWERGNRYSHSILTVLNHFVAGWTDWNLALDLEGGPNWVKNYVDSPVIVDSSKDVFYKQPMFYHMGHFSKFIPEGSRRVGLHSSRRCLICQLEHVAVLRPDGALVLVVLNRFGWDVPFGIRDPAVGFIETVAPANSIQTYLWHQQ; this is translated from the exons ATGAGGGCTGTCAGCGtcctgggctggctgctgccaccgctgctgcaggcagtgccTCGGGCTGCAG GCGcccggccctgcagccccaaGTACTTTGGCCGCGATGCCATGGTGTGCGTCTGCAACGCCACGTACTGCGACACGCTGGACCCCGTGGTCCTGCCGGCCCCGGGCACCTACGTCAAATACGAGAGCAGCAAGGCTGGCAAGCGGCTGGAGTGCAGCGAGGGGAGCTTCCAGCACAGCCTGCGCACCCCAG ggctgctgctgacGGTCAACGTCTCCACACTGTACCAGCACGTGAAGGGCTTCGGCGGGTCCCTCTCCGATGCTGCTGCCCTGAACATCCTGGGGCTGTCGCAGCCGGCCCAGGACAACCTGCTGTGCTCGTATTTCTCTCAGAACG GGATTGAGTACAACCTCATCCGGCTCCCCATGGCTTGCAGCGACTTCTCCGTGCGCCCCTACAGCTATGACGATGTCCCCCACGACTACGAGCTGAAGCACTTCAGGCTGGCAGAGGAGGATGTGAAGATGAAG ATCCCGCTCCTGCACCGAGCCTCAGCCATGAGTGGGCGGCTGCTGTCGCTGTACGCCAGCCCCTGGACCTCCCCAGGCTGGCTGAAGAGTAACGGGGACGTCCGCGGGAAGGGCACGCTGAAGGGGCAGGCGGGGGACAAGTACCACAAGACCTGGGCCAACTACTTCATCAA GTTCCTGGACGAATACGCCAAGTACAACGTGACCTTCTGGGCGGTGACGGCGCAGAATGAGCCCCTCGCAGCGATCCTCACGCCCCCCCAGTTCCCCACCCTTGTCTTCACTGCCGCACAACAGCGGGACTTCGTCGTCCGTGACCTGGGCCCTGCGCTGGCCCGCAGCCCCCACCGCACCCGGCTCATCGTCCTGGACGACCAGCGTATCCACCTCCCGCACTGGGCCAAAGCG GTCCTGGGCAATGCCACTGCTGCCCGCTATGTTGCTGGCGTGGGGGTTCACTGGTACCTGGACGGCATCATCCCggccagctgcagcctggaggcCACCCACAAGCTCTTCCCTGACCATTTTCTCCTCTACACGGAGGCCTGCAGCGGCTTCCTCACCCTTCGGTTCTCCGTgtgcctgggctgctgggaGCGAGGAAACCGCTACAGCCACAGCATCCTGACG GTCCTGAACCACTTTGTGGCCGGCTGGACCGACTGGAACCTGGCCCTGGACCTGGAGGGGGGCCCCAACTGGGTCAAGAACTATGTGGACAGCCCCGTCATCGTGGACAGCAGCAAGGACGTCTTCTACAAGCAGCCCATGTTCTATCACATGGGGCACTTCAG caagTTCATCCCCGAGGGCTCCCGGCGCGTGGGGCTGCACAGCAGCCGCCGATGCCTCATCTGTCAGCTGGAGCACGTGGCCGTCCTGCGCCCTGACGGGGCCCTCGTCCTGGTGGTCCTCAACAG GTTTGGCTGGGATGTGCCGTTCGGGATCCGGGATCCTGCCGTTGGTTTCATTGAGACCGTGGCTCCAGCCAACTCCATCCAGACCTACCTGTGGCACCAGCAGTGA
- the THBS3 gene encoding thrombospondin-3, translating to MGAPAAAGGPALGALLALLLLGAAGAARHGLQVIDLLMVSEARQMASITHKIRMELLTVNDVYLLSTFRLPPKQGGTLFGLYSKKDNTRWLEVSVVGKINKVLVRYLREDNKLHSVNLQHAHVADGQSHTVIVRLSGLRGDMLSVELYVDCKQTDSSVGLPELSEIPLAEVESIEVRTGQKAYQRMQGFVESMKLILGGSMSRVGALSECPFQGDESIHAAVTSVLASILGEQTKALVTQLTLFNRILTELREDIRDQVKEMSLIRNTIMECQVCGFHEHRSRCNPSPCFSGVDCMETYEYPGYRCGPCPPGLEGNGTHCADIDECAHANPCFPGSKCINTAPGFRCEPCPRGYQGNTVSGVGADYARASKQVCTDVDECNDGNNGGCDPNSICTNTLGSYKCGPCKSGFVGNQTSGCVPQKSCSTPTSNPCDINGFCVFERNGEISCACNVGWAGNGNVCGQDTDLDGYPDEPLPCIDNNKHCKQDNCRLTPNSGQEDADNDGIGDQCDDDADGDGIKNVEDNCRLFPNKDQQNSDTDSFGDACDNCPNVPNNDQRDTDSNGEGDACDNDIDGDGIPNMLDNCPKVPNPLQTDRDEDGVGDACDSCPEMSNPTQTDMDSDLVGDICDTNEDSDGDGHQDTKDNCAEIPNSSQLDSDNDGLGDDCDNDDDNDGIPDYVAPGPDNCRLIPNPNQKDSDGNGVGDVCEEDFDNDTVVDQLDVCPESAEVTLTDFRAYQTVILDPEGDAQIDPNWVVLNQGMEIVQTMNSDPGLAVGYTAFNGVDFEGTFHVNTVTDDDYAGFIFSYQDSASFYVVMWKQTEQTYWQATPFRAVAEPGLQLKAVKSSTGPGEHLRNALWHTGHTPNHVRLLWKDPRNVGWRDKTSYRWQLAHRPQVGYIRVRLYEGPRLVADSGVIIDTTMRGGRLGVFCFSQENIIWSNLQYRCNDTIPTDFEPFRRFLLEGRE from the exons ATGGGGGCaccggcggccgcggggggccCGGCGCTCGGCGCGCTGCTGGCGCTGCTCCTGCTGGGCGCCGCCGGCGCGGCTCGGCACGGGCTGCAAG TCATCGACCTGCTGATGGTGAGCGAGGCCCGGCAGATGGCCAGCATAACGCACAAGATCCGGATGGAGCTCTTGACCGTCAACGACGTTTATCTCCTCTCCACCTTCCGCCTGCCTCCCAAGCAGGGGGGGACCCTCTTCGGCCTCTACTCCAAGAAGGACAATACGAGGTGGCTGGAGGTCTCCGTGGTGGGGAAAATCAACAAAG TCCTGGTGCGCTACCTGCGGGAAGACAACAAGCTGCACTCAGTCAACCTGCAGCATGCGCACgtggcagatggccagagccaCACTGTCATCGTGCGCCTGAGCGGGCTGCGCGGGGACATGCTGAGCGTGGAGCTCTACGTCGACTGCAAGCAGACGGACTCCAGCGTGGGGCTGCCCGAGCTGTCGGAGATCCCCCTGGCAGAGGTGGAGTCCATCGAGGTGCGCACAGGGCAGAAGGCCTACCAGAGGATGCAG GGGTTCGTGGAGTCGATGAAGCTGATCCTGGGAGGGTCCATGAGCCGCGTTGGGGCCCTGAGCGAGTGCCCTTTCCAAGGAGACGAGTCCATTCACGCTGCAG TGACAAGCGTGCTGGCATCCATCCTGG gagagCAGACCAAGGCGCTGGTCACGCAGCTGACCCTCTTCAACCGCATCTTGACAGAGCTGCGGGAAGACATTAGGGACCAG GTGAAGGAGATGTCTTTGATCCGCAACACCATCATGGAGTGCCAGGTCTGCG GCTTCCACGAGCACCGGTCCCGCTGCAACCCCAGCCCCTGCTTCAGCGGTGTGGACTGCATGGAGACGTACGAGTACCCCGGGTACCGCTGcgggccctgcccgccggggcTGGAGGGCAATGGCACGCACTGCGCCGACATCGATGAG TGCGCTCATGCCAACCCCTGCTTCCCTGGCTCCAAGTGCATCAACACAGCCCCTGGCTTCCGCTGCGAGCCCTGTCCCCGCGGTTATCAGGGCAACACCGTCTCCGGTGTGGGGGCTGACTACGCGAGGGCCAGCAAGCAG GTTTGCACGGATGTTGATGAATGCAACGATGGAAACAACGGGGGCTGTGACCCCAACTCCATCTGCACCAACACGCTG GGTTCCTACAAGTGTGGTCCCTGCAAGTCGGGCTTTGTGGGGAATCAAACATCCGGCTGCGTCCCACAGAAGTCCTGCAGCACTCCGACCTCCAACCCCTGTGACATCAACGGCTTCTGCGTGTTCGAGAGGAATGGTGAAATTTCCTGTGCG tgcAACGTGGGCTGGGCTGGCAACGGCAACGTGTGTGGGCAAGACACAGACCTCGATGGCTACCCGGACGAGCCCTTGCCCTGCATCGACAATAACAAGCACTGCAAGCAG GACAACTGCCGCCTGACGCCGAATTCGGGGCAGGAGGATGCCGACAACGACGGCATTGGGGACCAGTGTGACGATGATGCCGACGGCGATGGCATCAAGAACGTGGAG GACAACTGCCGGCTCTTCCCCAACAAGGACCAGCAGAACTCAGACACCGACTCCTTCGGGGATGCCTGCGACAACTGCCCCAACGTGCCCAATAATGACCAGCGGGACACGGACAGCAACGGCGAGGGGGACGCTTGCGATAATGACATTGATGGGGACG GGATTCCCAACATGCTGGATAACTGCCCCAAGGTGCCCAACCCTCTGCAGACGGACCGGGACGAGGATGGTGTCGGGGATGCCTGTGACAGTTGCCCTGAAATGAGCAACCCCACTCAG ACAGATATGGACAGCGACCTGGTAGGAGACATCTGTGACACCAACGAGGACAG CGATGGGGATGGGCATCAGGACACCAAGGACAACTGCGCCGAGATCCCCAACAGCTCCCAGCTGGACTCGGACAACGATGGGCTGGGGGATGACTGTGACAATGACGATGACAACGATGGCATCCCTGACTATGTGGCGCCTGGCCCAGACAACTGCCGCCTCATCCCCAACCCCAACCAGAAGGACTCGGACG GGAACGGCGTGGGTGACGTGTGCGAGGAAGACTTTGACAACGACACGGTGGTGGACCAGCTGGACGTGTGCCCTGAGAGCGCCGAGGTGACGCTGACCGACTTCCGTGCCTACCAGACCGTCATCCTCGACCCTGAGGGGGATGCCCAGATCGATCCCAACTGGGTTGTCCTCAACCAG GGCATGGAGATCGTGCAGACCATGAACAGTGACCCGGGCTTGGCTGTCG GCTACACGGCCTTCAATGGGGTGGACTTCGAGGGCACCTTCCACGTCAACACCGTCACCGACGATGACTACGCCGGCTTCATCTTCAGCTACCAGGACAGCGCCAGCTTCTACGTGGTGATGTGGAAGCAAACGGAGCAGACGTACTGGCAGGCCACCCCCTTCCGCGctgtggcagagccagggctgcagctcaAG GCGGTGAAGTCCTCGAcgggccctggggagcacctGCGCAATGCGCTGTGGCACACGGGCCACACGCCCAACCACGTCCGCCTGCTCTGGAAGGACCCACGCAACGTGGGCTGGCGGGACAAGACGTCCTACCGCTGGCAGCTGGCGCACAGGCCCCAGGTGGGCTACATCAG ggTGCGGCTGTACGAGGGCCCGCGGCTGGTGGCCGACTCCGGGGTGATCATCGACACCACCATgcgcggggggcggctgggggtcttctgcttctcccaggagaacatcatctggtccaacctgcAGTACCGCTGCAACG ACACGATCCCCACCGACTTCGAGCCCTTCCGCCGGTTCCTGCTGGAGGGACGCGAGTGA
- the LOC142595671 gene encoding lysosomal acid glucosylceramidase-like — translation MGPGCASVLGWLLLVQAALQAAGSRPCDAKDFGHGSLVCACSATYCDTLDPVVLPAPGTYVKYESSKAGKRLERSEGSFQRNAETPDFHLTLDTAQRYQKVKGFGGSVTDSAAINIQSLSKDAQNHLLRSYFSEEGIEYNLVRVPMASTDFSVRLYTYADAEGDFELKHFNLTEEDTRMKIPILRAAQAVAKRPLSLYASPWTSPVWMKTNGAMTGRGTLKGSPGDKYHQAWAKYFIRFLDEYAKYNLTFWAVTAGNEPTAGEIVFYPFQCLGFSPEHQRDFIARDLGPVLANSSHRHVQLIILDDQRVMLPYWAQVVLKDPVAASYISGIGIHWYLDFLAPIDLTLSITHHLFPDYFILSTEASTGSYFWEPRVVLGDWDRGSKYSHSILTNLNNYVTGWTDWNLALDLEGGPNWSKNYVDSPVIVDSSKDVFYKQPMFYHMGHFSKFIPEGSQRVGLTVSKKCRWCDLEHSAFLRPDGTVVLVVLNRSHVDVSFGISDPRVGFFEAMAPSDSIQTFLWKQPA, via the exons ATGGGGCCTGGGTGTGCCAGCGTCCTGGGTTGGCTCCTGCTGGTGCAGGCAGCGTTGCAGGCAGCAG GCAGCCGTCCCTGCGATGCCAAGGACTTCGGTCACGGCTCGCTGGTGTGCGCCTGCAGCGCCACATACTGCGACACACTGGACCCCGTGGTCCTGCCGGCCCCGGGCACCTACGTCAAGTACGAGAGCAGCAAGGCTGGCAAGCGGCTGGAGCGCAGCGAGGGGAGCTTCCAGCGCAACGCTGAAACCCCAG ATTTCCATCTCACCCTGGACACGGCGCAGCGGTACCAGAAGGTGAAGGGCTTTGGTGGCTCCGTCACAGACTCAGCTGCCATCAACATCCAGTCCCTGTCCAAGGATGCTCAGAACCACCTGCTCCGCTCCTATTTCTCCGAGGAAG GCATCGAGTACAACCTCGTGCGTGTCCCCATGGCCAGCACCGACTTCTCCGTCCGCCTGTACACCTATGCTGATGCGGAGGGTGACTTCGAGCTGAAGCACTTCAACCTGACGGAGGAGGACACGCGGATGAAG ATTCCCATCCTCCGGGCTGCACAGGCGGTGGCCAAGCGGCCACTGTCACTGTATGCCAGCCCCTGGACGTCCCCGGTCTGGATGAAGACAAACGGCGCGATGACAGGGAGGGGGACGCTgaagggcagccctggggacaagTACCACCAGGCCTGGGCCAAGTACTTCATCCG GTTCCTGGACGAATACGCCAAGTACAACCTGACCTTCTGGGCAGTGACAGCAGGGAACGAGCCCACAGCCGGCGAGATCGTCTTCtaccccttccagtgcctggGCTTCTCCCCCGAGCACCAGCGGGACTTCATTGCACGGGACCTGGGCCCCGTGCTGGCCAACAGCTCCCACCGCCACGTCCAGCTCATCATCCTGGACGACCAGAGGGTGATGCTGCCCTACTGGGCCCAGGTG gTTCTCAAAGACCCTGTGGCCGCCAGCTACATCAGTGGCATCGGCATCCACTGGTACCTGGACTTCCTGGCACCCATTGACCTCACGCTCTCCATCACCCATCACCTCTTCCCAGACTATTTCATTCTCTCCACGGAGGCCTCCACCGGCTCCTACTTCTGGGAGCCTAGGGTGGTGCTGGGTGACTGGGACCGCGGGAGCAAGTACAGTCACAGCATCCTGACG AATCTCAACAACTACGTGACGGGCTGGACCGACTGGAACCTGGCCCTGGACCTGGAGGGGGGCCCCAACTGGAGCAAGAACTACGTGGACAGCCCCGTCATCGTGGACAGCAGCAAGGATGTCTTCTACAAGCAGCCCATGTTCTATCACATGGGGCACTTCAG CAAGTTCATCCCCGAGGGCTCGCAGCGCGTGGGGCTGACTGTCTCCAAGAAGTGCCGCTGGTGTGACCTAGAGCACTCGGCTTTCCTGCGCCCCGACGGCACCGTCGTCCTGGTGGTCCTCAACCG CTCCCATGTGGATGTGTCCTTTGGGATCTCTGACCCACGGGTTGGCTTCTTTGAGGCCATGGCTCCCAGTGACTCCATCCAGACGTTCCTGTGGAAGCAGCCAGCCTAG